The Kribbella amoyensis genomic sequence CAGTCCCGCGCAGCGTGCTTCGAGCGCCGCCACACCGAACGACTCCAGCTCCGCGGGAGCGACGTAGACGTCCGCCGTCGCGTACAGCTGCTGGATCTCGAACCGGGTCAGCCGCCCGGGCAGGTCGACCCGGTCACCGAGTCCCCACCGCCGAACCGCCCGAGCCACGTCGTCGGCCAGGGGCCCGGTCCCGACGAGTACCGCCCTGAGCTGCGTCTCGGACGGCATGAGATCGCGGACGCTCCGCAGGACCCGCAGCAAGGCCATCGGCCGTTTGCGCCGCGTCAGCCGCATCGTGCTCACGATCGTCGGCGGATGATCAAGGAGCCGCGGAGTACGCCACTGGGCCGGGTCGACGCCGTTGTGCAGCACCTCGACCGACCGGTATGGCAACAACCTGTGGAGTGCACCGGCCACTGCCTGACTGACCGCGGTCCACCGAACGCTGCCGACGTACCGATCGATGGACTCGACGGGCCAGGGGGTCGACGGGCTGGGCAGGGAGTGCAGGGTGACGATCGCGCCTTCCACCAGGCGCGCGGCTCGCCATGCCAAGGGCGACAGCAACGACGAGTGACAATGCACAACGTCGTAGCGCGGCAGCTCCGCCCGCAACGTCTCGACAGCCGACGGAGATGGGAGACCGGCCAGCCTCGGCAGCCGGACCACGGGAACATCACCGGCCGCTGACGGCCCGTCAGTCAGGGTGAAGACCGTGACCTCGTGCCCCGCCTGGGTCAGCTGCGCGCCGAGGTCGTGGACCTGCAGCTCGATGCCGCCCAGCCTCGGCAGGTAGCAGTCGGAGACCAGCGCGATCCTCATCCGGCCAGCGCCGCCTGCCGGGTCCGATGCTGGAGCCACGACCAGGCCGCCAGGGTCACA encodes the following:
- a CDS encoding glycosyltransferase family 4 protein; protein product: MRIALVSDCYLPRLGGIELQVHDLGAQLTQAGHEVTVFTLTDGPSAAGDVPVVRLPRLAGLPSPSAVETLRAELPRYDVVHCHSSLLSPLAWRAARLVEGAIVTLHSLPSPSTPWPVESIDRYVGSVRWTAVSQAVAGALHRLLPYRSVEVLHNGVDPAQWRTPRLLDHPPTIVSTMRLTRRKRPMALLRVLRSVRDLMPSETQLRAVLVGTGPLADDVARAVRRWGLGDRVDLPGRLTRFEIQQLYATADVYVAPAELESFGVAALEARCAGLPVVAMASGGVGEFVRPGIEGYLVGTDAQLASTVAALLTDHERLVRIQERNRATDPVMTWPHVVDQHLAVYRTQRPLSPQFLTSAS